The sequence AGATCGCCGTTCGCCGCCAAATGAAGGAGCGTCTCCATAAGCGCGAAAGCTTCATCCTTCGTTTTTTAGGATACGGCAGGAGCGGGATTGCAATACTGCTTGTTTTCATCCAACGGAACAGCCCGGTCAAAAATCTTATCTCTTTCCGAGTTAATCACTTTATGCCGCCCCTTCTGATCACACACAAAGCAAGTCACTTTTTCATACGGCACAGGCCGTGCGGCGCAACCATATCTATCTAATACCGGGACGCACGCTGCTCGTTTAAGGATTAGCAGTTAAAAAAAGAGTTTTTCTCTTTTGAAAAATGCTGCAGTGGATCAATGGCAGGGAAGGAGAAGTATGATTGTATGGATTAAATCCATAGGAAAATAATCCATACCGGGGGAAATGAAGGCTGAAATATAAACAGGAATTATCTTAAGAGCCAGAGCTTGAAGTGTCTTGCGTCTTATTCTGACCGGAGGGTGTCCCCAATGCTCTGGTGAAGAAGGGAAATGATTCCCCCGCCACGATTCTTTCTGGAACTTCTCATCAGGCATAGATTACATATTTCAACGCCACGGAGCGGTTTTGCCTTGCATCCAAGAAACACCTGGTCAACAAACAAAATACTGTTCATGACGCCGCGAAATAAAAAAACGAATACATTAGGCAACCGTTTTTACAAAGTGCTAAAATACCGGATAAATCATCGACCCCATATCTCGCCAATAAATATTTTGGTGTTCCAGACATATCGTTTCAGGGCCGTTTGCAGGCCTTGTTCTCCCATTTTCCGTCTAAGCTGCGGATCATCCGCAAGCCGACACATGGCTTTTGTGAGACCGTCAACATCGTCAAATATCAAGCCTCCGCCCGTGTCGATTTTTTCCGTGAGAACCGACAGATTGCTGACAATCAACGGCAGTCCGGTAAGCATGCCCTGAACAGCGGCCTGTGAGAATGTCTCTCTCATAACGATCTCGTCTCGCGATGGCACAATCATGACATCCATTTGCCTTAAAAAATTCCCCATCTGTTCGTGCGGAAGCCATGCATATGTGATGATATCGGGATCAAAGAAGACCGGAGGATTGACAAATCCGGCAAGATGCAGGCGGCATCTTTGCTTGATTCCATATGGAAGCTGAAGAAAGGCCGATGCCGCCGTGTCGGCCCCTTTCCATTTCCGCTCCAAATGGCCGACAACGCAAAAATCAACACGATCTTTCCGCGTGCCCAAAACCGAATAAGCGGGATGGAACAAT is a genomic window of Kiritimatiellia bacterium containing:
- a CDS encoding glycosyltransferase family 4 protein; amino-acid sequence: MYLTDNTMKSILFMEKLFLGHKIKLLCGVELFNLSLIKDMAVMGYSVTVPASIAWGRVIKSHVGTLPVEIIDLPWNSSDMLGGLLALKKIKARCFDLLLLGNVGDSLIPVITSLRWMRAAGRIALIAHREPKARFIRSLSRMPVAVLAVNKQIASRFEQGKFTSMMTRYGIAQSELFHPAYSVLGTRKDRVDFCVVGHLERKWKGADTAASAFLQLPYGIKQRCRLHLAGFVNPPVFFDPDIITYAWLPHEQMGNFLRQMDVMIVPSRDEIVMRETFSQAAVQGMLTGLPLIVSNLSVLTEKIDTGGGLIFDDVDGLTKAMCRLADDPQLRRKMGEQGLQTALKRYVWNTKIFIGEIWGR